One Phaseolus vulgaris cultivar G19833 chromosome 2, P. vulgaris v2.0, whole genome shotgun sequence DNA window includes the following coding sequences:
- the LOC137809372 gene encoding uncharacterized protein: MGNCMETQRDGAEEKQEEEEERGRRFVKVKESEGKNGVSMKVVVTKEELKWLIVELQEKKGMRLEEMVAEIERGREEKVEGWKPSLDSIMEAPEMLQMP; this comes from the coding sequence ATGGGGAACTGCATGGAGACACAACGAGATGGTGCAGAGGAGAAgcaagaagaagaggaagaaagaggaagaagattTGTGAAGGTGAAGGAGAGTGAAGGGAAGAATGGTGTGAGCATGAAAGTTGTGGTGACAAAGGAGGAGCTGAAATGGCTGATAGTTGAACTGCAGGAGAAAAAGGGAATGAGGTTGGAGGAAATGGTGGCAGAGATAGaaagagggagagaagagaaagtTGAGGGATGGAAACCTTCCTTGGATAGCATCATGGAGGCTCCTGAAATGCTTCAAATGCCTTAG
- the LOC137811480 gene encoding uncharacterized protein: protein MDGAFDEEGEPAVTIGEYLDEVEERELEADLVLGGDEGKECTFNKGYMKRQAIFSCLTCTPEGNAGVCTACSLSCHDGHQIVELWTKRNFRCDCGNSKFGEFYCKICPNKDVENAGNSYNHNFKGSYCTCGRPYPDPDAEEQVEMIQCCLCEDWFHEEHLGLESSTEIPKDEEGEPMYDEFICKACSEVCFFLKLYPEDIWAAGKQTDATVQKDKAVLEDMPSTCRPEKPVCETSYNSPKIDEVQATVDSKSTSLGKSLSQEKNISSSIVSNLCPKSTNLHDNCLLGVNIVDASPVLPNRPMFLSKNWRDALCKCNNCLEFYNKKHIAFLLDKEDSIAEYEQMAKLKREEKLQQQEGAELSFFNKLGHVEKVEILKGIEEMKDGLRSFLESADSSKPITAADVHQFFDEIKNKRRRVQ from the exons ATGGACGGTGCATTTGATGAAGAAGGTGAGCCAGCCGTTACAATCGGCGAGTACCTCGATGAAGTTGAGGAACGGGAGCTG GAAGCTGATTTAGTTTTAGGGGGTGACGAGGGCAAGGAGTGTACCTTTAACAAAGGATATATGAAAAGGCAGGCAATTTTCTCTTGCCTTACCTGCACCCCAGAGGGGAATGCTGGAGTTTGCACAGCTTGTTCATTGTCATGCCATGATGGTCATcag attgtggAGCTGTGGACAAAAAGAAACTTCAGATGTGATTGTGGGAATTCAAAATTTGGTGAATTCTACTGCAAAATTTGCCCAAATAAAGATGTAGAGAACGCTGGGAATTCATACAATCACAACTTTAAAGGTTCATATTGCACATGTGGTCGTCCTTATCCAGATCCGGATGCTGAAGAACAAGTAGAGATGATACAGTGCTGTCTATGTGAGGACTGGTTTCATGAGGAGCATCTTGGTCTTGAGTCTTCTACTGAG ATTCCCAAAGATGAGGAAGGTGAGCCAATGTATGATGAGTTCATATGTAAGGCATGCTCTGAGGTATGTTTCTTTCTAAAACTATATCCTGAAGATATATGGGCAGCTGGAAAGCAGACAGATGCTACTGTCCAAAAGGACAAAGCTGTTTTGGAAGACATGCCTTCAACTTGCCGACCTGAAAAgccagtttgtgaaacttcatATAATTCTCCTAAAATTGATGAAGTACAAGCTACTGTTGATTCTAAATCTACATCTCTGGGGAAGAGTCTGTCtcaggaaaaaaatattagtagcaGTATTGTTTCAAATCTTTGCCCAAAAAGCACAAATTTGCACGATAATTGTCTCCTTGGTGTTAACATTGTTGATGCCTCCCCAGTTTTACCTAATAGACCAATGTTCCTTTCCAAAAATTGGAGAGATGCTCTTTGCAAATGCAATAATTGTTTGGAGTTTTACAATAAGAAGCACATAGCTTTTCTACTCGACAAGGAAGACTCAATTGCGGAATATGAGCAAATGGCCAAGctaaagagagaagaaaaattGCAGCAACAAGAGGGTGCTGAGTTAAGCTTTTTTAATAAACTTGGACATGTAGAGAAAGTTGAGATCTTGAAGGGTATTGAAGAGATGAAGGACGGGCTTCGTTCTTTCCTG GAATCTGCAGACTCGTCAAAGCCCATTACTGCTGCTGATGTCCACCAGTTTTTTGATGAGATAAAGAATAAGCGTCGTCGTGTACAGTGA